The Longimicrobium sp. genome contains a region encoding:
- a CDS encoding methyl-accepting chemotaxis protein — MSTRAEGPERPLSPVLVAVLRSYAQVLMWLGAALTVAALVRWPPSPAGYGAAAAAILAVAALRWGAVPLSKFSYITMTVVPVGALTLLGHPTAALLAAGLGTLLGDIVRGKQALASGINAGREVVSAAAAAGVYAAIAAWTHDPATAGDGAGPLGINAIPALAFYFLAYFAFNRGLFYFSLSARGKLTKAEWMVILRYEFVSAGLGAIATLLVAAAFWYAADGFGWLLILIPVAVVGILARALILEAISSEELRKVVAMEAVIAAGMPLGESLEKIEQLAARLVEWRRLHIYTGQPGRLSAIYPPVRGDGGGLVLDGLRDAALRSEGPVVVEDARRDPRVEAEGDGLRSIVLQPLRYGTLTLGVLELAHHRPRAYGPAEVRLIERFGRQVALALQLDSLVRPMTVSAAEMEEQLRALGGRLSELRESGHGVAGYAAEIRRRIDDQGRRTARGLDATEALAAAAEAISRDAGEAASAGSSAGVLASENRAAMREAIERLVELRDFVDEEATELQRLARASDRISDLVSTIADIAEQTNLLALNAAIEASRAGEHGRGFAVVADEVRKLADSSGQAALKAREMVEGVRAQMGSALGRMEQGAARVANVGELSQTALESVDRIVGAAAGSAEVTSRMAERAQEQQARVAGLRDEIAAVSQLAAENGEGATRVAEAAREQAETLAEIERAAAALGEVSGRLNTYIARFSAMT, encoded by the coding sequence TTGTCCACGCGCGCTGAGGGCCCGGAGCGGCCGCTGTCGCCGGTGCTGGTGGCGGTGCTGCGCTCGTACGCGCAGGTGCTGATGTGGCTGGGCGCCGCGCTGACGGTCGCGGCGCTGGTGCGCTGGCCTCCCTCGCCCGCCGGCTACGGCGCCGCCGCCGCGGCGATCCTGGCCGTGGCCGCGCTCCGCTGGGGCGCGGTGCCGCTCAGCAAGTTCTCCTACATCACCATGACGGTGGTGCCGGTGGGGGCGCTCACCCTGCTGGGGCACCCCACCGCCGCGCTCCTGGCCGCCGGGCTGGGCACCCTCCTGGGCGACATCGTCCGCGGCAAGCAGGCGCTGGCCTCCGGCATCAACGCCGGCCGCGAGGTCGTCTCGGCCGCCGCGGCCGCCGGCGTCTACGCCGCCATCGCCGCGTGGACGCACGACCCGGCGACGGCGGGCGACGGCGCCGGGCCGCTGGGGATCAACGCCATCCCCGCGCTGGCCTTCTACTTCCTGGCGTACTTCGCCTTCAACCGCGGCCTCTTCTACTTCTCCCTGAGCGCCCGCGGCAAGCTGACCAAGGCGGAGTGGATGGTCATCCTCCGCTACGAGTTCGTCTCCGCCGGGCTGGGCGCCATCGCCACCCTGCTGGTCGCCGCCGCGTTCTGGTACGCGGCCGACGGGTTCGGGTGGCTGCTGATCCTCATCCCCGTGGCCGTGGTTGGAATTCTCGCCCGTGCGCTGATCCTGGAGGCCATCTCCAGCGAGGAGCTGCGCAAGGTGGTGGCGATGGAGGCCGTGATCGCCGCCGGGATGCCGCTGGGCGAGAGCCTGGAGAAGATCGAGCAGCTGGCCGCGCGCCTGGTGGAATGGAGGCGGCTGCACATCTACACCGGCCAGCCGGGGCGGCTCAGCGCCATCTACCCGCCGGTGCGCGGCGACGGCGGCGGGCTGGTGCTGGACGGCCTGCGCGACGCCGCGCTCCGCAGCGAGGGCCCCGTGGTCGTGGAGGACGCGCGCCGCGACCCGCGGGTGGAGGCGGAGGGGGATGGATTGCGCTCCATCGTCCTGCAGCCGTTGCGCTACGGGACGCTGACGCTGGGCGTGCTGGAGCTGGCGCACCACCGGCCGCGCGCGTACGGCCCGGCCGAGGTGCGGTTGATCGAGCGCTTCGGGCGGCAGGTGGCGCTGGCGCTGCAGCTGGACTCGCTGGTGCGGCCGATGACGGTGAGCGCGGCGGAGATGGAGGAGCAGCTGCGCGCGCTGGGCGGGAGACTGTCCGAGCTGCGCGAGAGCGGGCACGGCGTGGCCGGCTACGCGGCCGAGATCCGTCGGCGCATCGACGACCAGGGGCGCCGCACCGCGCGCGGGCTGGACGCCACGGAGGCGCTCGCCGCCGCGGCCGAGGCCATATCGCGCGACGCGGGCGAGGCGGCCAGCGCGGGGAGCAGCGCGGGAGTGCTGGCATCGGAGAACCGCGCGGCCATGCGCGAGGCCATCGAGCGGCTGGTGGAGCTGCGCGACTTCGTGGACGAGGAGGCGACGGAGCTCCAGCGGCTGGCCCGCGCCTCGGACCGCATCTCCGACCTGGTCTCCACCATCGCCGACATTGCCGAGCAGACCAACCTGCTGGCGCTGAACGCGGCCATCGAGGCCAGCCGCGCCGGCGAGCACGGCCGCGGCTTCGCGGTGGTCGCCGACGAGGTGCGCAAGCTGGCCGACAGCAGCGGGCAGGCGGCGCTGAAGGCGCGGGAGATGGTGGAAGGGGTGCGCGCGCAGATGGGCTCGGCGCTCGGGCGGATGGAGCAGGGCGCCGCGCGCGTGGCCAACGTGGGCGAGCTGTCGCAGACGGCGCTGGAGTCGGTGGATCGCATCGTGGGCGCCGCCGCCGGATCGGCCGAGGTGACGAGCCGCATGGCCGAGCGCGCGCAGGAGCAGCAGGCGCGCGTCGCGGGGCTGAGGGACGAGATCGCCGCCGTCTCGCAGCTCGCCGCCGAGAACGGCGAGGGCGCCACCCGCGTGGCCGAGGCCGCCCGCGAGCAGGCCGAGACGCTGGCCGAGATCGAGCGCGCCGCCGCCGCGCTGGGCGAGGTGTCGGGGCGGCTGAACACCTACATCGCCAGGTTCAGCGCGATGAC